A window from Drosophila miranda strain MSH22 chromosome Y unlocalized genomic scaffold, D.miranda_PacBio2.1 Contig_Y2_pilon, whole genome shotgun sequence encodes these proteins:
- the LOC117192395 gene encoding uncharacterized protein LOC117192395 isoform X1: MSTSKRQHHHYRTGFVWLLLLSTASATVSAIVEPEEAAFQGHCGHTSPCDQLCYEIHDGMYECDCIEGYELNKNGYSCQVINSTGNGSDGHGKSDEDVLYQKGASFSAKLSNDDSKLMSQGAYAGAAGPGATGTRGNGNGEDESDSDGDSYDYSEGDDSRSRLQEQEQEQQQQQKVNSNDYYISAESINFNSEGDGPEPDVADFRAASTASTSTISTTAAPKTTTASTTTTGAPVPPMTARGSSQNQLDVDYGESNGANGGDDYYNYKSDMMSIYDDVNNNQLNLRRNSNTNSNSKSQTYQPTSNTNKNYNKNNNNNNSNKNRRTNSNSKVQMHITRVYINRNNISGTDVEMGGVTGADPAPAIATSTSSSSSCNLDCGSDGICALEATAASSRCLCPFGKTGIGCQEDIRAHVPRFAKRSWLAFAALHGAYKHVQLRLEFRPESFDGIILLSGERDDLTGDFMALLLNKGFVEFWFDCGSGVGSVRSRETIMLNEWNSVIIYRHRWDAWLVLNHGTKVQGRSNGLFSRITFREPVFLGGIGNITGLAKRLPLADGFSGCIRRFVANEHDYKFTENPLGDVTNGFDIQDCSTDKCVRYPCQHGGKCLPSDQGAVCLCPIGYVGDLCEIRMDLQVPAFNGSSFLRYAPLGDSALIWLELKVILKPEQADSLILYSGPKQRGDFIALYLNDGFVEFAFDLGSGPAVVRSEYSLSMGQWHTIKISRTARLVVLKFDQHQEVMTISSNGFWHLSLEQNLFVGGVNHVDRLPLDLKYKPFFVGCIQRIDINGHSLGIVSEALGGSNIGNCPHACVARPCGPLAECVPQMESYECRCSIYNERCNKAAEVPPELLPALHKSKVLETKHNKGGDVDGDTEEAVAKKVSFLAHKKHSKKRKNLHKPPGTTPITTTTSTSTTTAKPHATAPRVTDDKATAPAGALSNEKIEDDIIFRFVQQQQEQPQQLTLEKRKPQTPSPSANPPPTAALTMAKHSSKHQVSKHEHHQKPNAAFAHKSSRLPTHYESFQTNPDSDILTFEDNNDWVASLQKQEFPNAMATSSQGSQDSPSPSGEDDSNAFVFYESLFDASDGTEEYQRKQLNEDMKRIMSNSNTHSNHKKAEPEVQAAPSGASSSETAQYNEDYNDDDELLSPVLHSELEVHLDTYASTTPQTHTDWSLLKKFDLSAEHQSQVQGVRKNFGACFAGADSYFHYNDADTMSQIISYNIDLNLRIKTHSENGVILWTGRQGTTDEHDDYLSLGIEKGYLHFRYDLGSGEVDILFNGTKVSDGLWHRVRAIRNSQEGYLEVDGRKTSTQRAPGKLRQLNTDTGLYVGGMPDVAYFSHRVYYSGIVGCISEIVLAGEMKLNFDPSTLGTEHNVETGLL; the protein is encoded by the exons ATGTCCACTTCAAAGCGTCAACATCATCATTATCGAACGGGGTTCGTgtggctcctcctcctctcaACGGCCAGCGCCACTGTCAGTGCCATTGTGGAGCCAGAGGAGGCGGCCTTTCAAG GTCACTGCGGCCACACCAGTCCCTGCGATCAGCTCTGCTATGAGATCCACGACGGGATGTACGAGTGCGACTGCATCGAGGGCTACGAGCTGAACAAGAACGGTTACAGCTGTCAAG TTATTAATTCGACAGGAAATGGATCCGATGGTCACGGCAAGTCCGACGAGGATGTCCTCTATCAGAAGGGAGCCTCGTTCAGTGCAAAGCTGTCCAACGATGACAGCAAACTGATGTCCCAGGGGGCGTATGCCGGTGCAGCTGGCCCCGGTGCCACAGGGACCAGGGGCAATGGGAACGGAGAAGATGAGTCCGACTCCGATGGCGATAGCTACGACTACAGCGAGGGCGATGACTCCAGGTCGAGGttgcaggagcaggagcaggagcagcagcagcaacaaaaagtcAATTCAAACGATTATTACATATCAGCGGAGAGCATCAATTTCAATTCGGAGGGCGATGGCCCGGAGCCGGATGTGGCCGATTTTAGAGCGGCCAGCACGGCAAGCACATCCACAATCAGTACCACCGCAGCGCCTAAAACCACCACCGCAAGCACCACCACAACAGGAGCCCCAGTCCCCCCCATGACAGCGAGGGGCAGCAGCCAGAATCAACTGGATGTGGATTATGGGGAGAGCAATGGTGCGAATGGTGGGGATGACTACTATAACTACAAGTCCGACATGATGTCAATCTACGACGATGTCAACAATAATCAATTAAACTTAAGacgcaacagcaacaccaataGCAACAGCAAATCGCAAACATATCAGCCGACAAGCAATACGAACAAGAACTATAACAAGaacaataataacaataacTCGAACAAGAACCGCAggaccaacagcaacagcaaggTTCAAATGCATATCACAAGGGTATACATCAATCGGAACAACATATCAGGAACGGATGTAGAAATGGGAGGAGTTACAGGAGCAGATCCAGCGCCAGCGATtgccaccagcaccagcag CAGTTCCAGCTGCAATCTAGATTGTGGATCCGATGGCATCTGTGCATTGGAGGCAACCGCAGCCAGCTCCCGCTGCCTGTGTCCCTTTGGCAAGACGGGCATTGGCTGCCAGGAAG ATATACGGGCACATGTGCCGCGCTTTGCCAAGCGCTCCTGGCTGGCATTTGCCGCACTTCACGGGGCTTACAAGCACGTCCAGCTGCGCCTGGAGTTCCGTCCAGAGTCCTTTGACGGCATCATATTGCTGAGCGGAGAACGCGATGATCTTACTGGGGATTTCATGGCCCTGCTGCTTAATAAGGGATTCGTGGAGTTCTGGTTCGACTGCGGCTCTGGCGTGGGCAGCGTCCGATCCCGGGAGACCATCATGTTGAACGAATGGAACTCGGTGATCATCTATCGCCATCGCTGGGATGCCTGGCTGGTGCTCAATCATGGTACCAAGGTCCAGGGCAGATCCAAT GGCCTATTCTCGCGCATCACCTTCCGTGAGCCTGTCTTCCTGGGTGGCATTGGGAATATCACGGGCCTGGCCAAGCGCCTGCCACTGGCCGACGGATTCTCCGGCTGCATTCGACGCTTTGTGGCCAACGAGCATGACTACAAGTTCACCGAGAATCCGCTGGGCGACGTCACCAATGGCTTCGATATAC AGGACTGCTCGACGGACAAGTGTGTGCGCTATCCCTGCCAGCATGGTGGCAAGTGCCTGCCCTCGGATCAGGGAGCCGTCTGTCTGTGTCCCATTGGATACGTCGGAGACCTTTGCGAGATTCGCATGGATCTGCAG GTTCCCGCCTTCAATGGGTCGTCATTCCTTCGCTATGCGCCGCTGGGTGACAGCGCGCTGATCTGGCTGGAGCTGAAGGTGATCCTGAAGCCCGAACAGGCGGATAGCCTCATCCTGTATTCGGGTCCAAAGCAGCGAGGCGACTTCATTGCCCTGTATCTGAACGATGGCTTTGTGGAGTTTGCCTTCGACCTAGGAAGTGGACCTGCCGTAGTCCG GAGTGAGTACTCTCTCAGCATGGGCCAGTGGCATACGATCAAGATCTCTCGAACTGCTCGTTTGGTTGTGCTCAAG TTCGATCAGCACCAGGAGGTCATGACCATCTCCTCCAATGGATTCTGGCACTTGTCCCTGGAGCAGAATCTCTTTGTGGGCGGTGTTAACCACGTCGACCGGCTGCCGCTGGACCTCAAGTACAAGCCTTTCTTTGTGGGATGCATTCAGAGG ATTGATATCAATGGCCACTCGCTGGGCATTGTGTCCGAGGCACTGGGGGGCAGCAACATTGGCAACTGCCCCCACGCCTGTGTGGCCCGACCGTGCGGACCCCTGGCGGAGTGCGTGCCGCAGATGGAGAGCTACGAGTGCCGCTGCAGCATCTACAACGAGCGCTGTAATAAGGCCGCCGAAGTGCCGCCAGAACTGCTACCGGCTCTCCACAAGTCCAAGGTCCTCGAGACCAAGCACAATAAGGGTGGAGACGTAGACGGAGACACAGAGGAGGCCGTGGCCAAGAAGGTCTCATTCCTGGCGCACAAGAAGCACTCGAAGAAGCGCAAGAATTTGCATAAGCCACCTGGCACCACCCCTATCACTACCaccacaagcacaagcacaaccaCAGCCAAGCCCCACGCCACAGCCCCACGGGTGACGGATGATAAAGCCACAGCCCCAGCAGGGGCCCTAAGCAATGAGAAAATCGAAGATGATATCATATTCCGCtttgtgcagcagcagcaggagcagccacagcagctgACGCTAGAGAAGAGAAAGCCGCAAACTCCTTCTCCTTCCGCAAATCCTCCCCCAACTGCAGCTCTAACCATGGCCAAGCACTCGAGCAAGCATCAAGTGAGCAAGCACGAGCACCACCAGAAGCCAAACGCAGCCTTTGCTCACAAATCGAGCCGCCTGCCCACCCACTATGAAAGTTTCCAGACGAACCCGGACAGCGACATCCTCACATTCGAAGACAACAATGACTGGGTGGCCAGTCTGCAAAAGCAGGAGTTCCCCAATGCCATGGCAACCAGCAGCCAGGGCAGCCAGGATAGTCCGAGCCCGTCGGGCGAGGACGACAGCAATGCCTTTGTCTTTTATGAGTCCCTGTTCGACGCCTCGGACGGGACCGAAGAATATCAGCGGAAGCAGCTGAACGAGGACATGAAGCGCATCATGTCCAACTCGAACACGCACAGCAACCACAAAAAGGCGGAGCCCGAAGTACAGGCTGCACCCAGCGGGGCTTCCTCCAGCGAGACAGCGCAGTACAATGAGGATTACAACGATGACGATGAACTGCTATCGCCTGTGCTACATTCAGAGCTGGAAGTTCATCTGGATACCTATGCTTCCACCACACCACAGACCCACACGGACTGGAGCCTTCTGAAGAAGTTCGACCTGTCAGCGGAGCACCAGTCGCAGGTGCAAGGAGTGCGCAAGAACTTTGGGGCCTGCTTCGCCGGCGCCGACAGCTATTTCCACTACAACGATGCGGACACTATGAGCCAGATTATCAGCTACAACATTGATCTTAATCTGCGCATCAAGACGCATTCAGAGAACGGCGTCATACTCTGGACGGGACGCCAGGGAACGACGGATGAGCACGACGACTATTTGTCGCTGGGCATTGAAAAGGG ATACTTGcacttccgctatgatttggGCTCTGGTGAGGTGGACATTCTCTTCAATGGCACCAAGGTCAGCGATGGCCTGTGGCATCGTGTGCGAGCCATAAG GAACTCACAGGAGGGCTATCTTGAGGTCGATGGCCGCAAAACGTCCACGCAGCGAGCACCTGGGAAACTGCGTCAACTAAACACGGATACGGGTCTATATGTTG GTGGAATGCCGGATGTGGCATACTTCTCGCATCGGGTCTACTACAGCGGCATCGTGGGCTGCATATCGGAGATCGTGTTGGCTGGCGAGATGAAGCTGAACTTTGACCCGAGCACCCTGGGAACGGAGCACAACGTGGAGACAGGCCTACTATGA
- the LOC117192395 gene encoding pikachurin-like isoform X2, protein MSTSKRQHHHYRTGFVWLLLLSTASATVSAIVEPEEAAFQGHCGHTSPCDQLCYEIHDGMYECDCIEGYELNKNGYSCQVINSTGNGSDGHGKSDEDVLYQKGASFSAKLSNDDSKLMSQGAYAGAAGPGATGTRGNGNGEDESDSDGDSYDYSEGDDSRSRLQEQEQEQQQQQKVNSNDYYISAESINFNSEGDGPEPDVADFRAASTASTSTISTTAAPKTTTASTTTTGAPVPPMTARGSSQNQLDVDYGESNGANGGDDYYNYKSDMMSIYDDVNNNQLNLRRNSNTNSNSKSQTYQPTSNTNKNYNKNNNNNNSNKNRRTNSNSKVQMHITRVYINRNNISGTDVEMGGVTGADPAPAIATSTSSSSCNLDCGSDGICALEATAASSRCLCPFGKTGIGCQEDIRAHVPRFAKRSWLAFAALHGAYKHVQLRLEFRPESFDGIILLSGERDDLTGDFMALLLNKGFVEFWFDCGSGVGSVRSRETIMLNEWNSVIIYRHRWDAWLVLNHGTKVQGRSNGLFSRITFREPVFLGGIGNITGLAKRLPLADGFSGCIRRFVANEHDYKFTENPLGDVTNGFDIQDCSTDKCVRYPCQHGGKCLPSDQGAVCLCPIGYVGDLCEIRMDLQVPAFNGSSFLRYAPLGDSALIWLELKVILKPEQADSLILYSGPKQRGDFIALYLNDGFVEFAFDLGSGPAVVRSEYSLSMGQWHTIKISRTARLVVLKFDQHQEVMTISSNGFWHLSLEQNLFVGGVNHVDRLPLDLKYKPFFVGCIQRIDINGHSLGIVSEALGGSNIGNCPHACVARPCGPLAECVPQMESYECRCSIYNERCNKAAEVPPELLPALHKSKVLETKHNKGGDVDGDTEEAVAKKVSFLAHKKHSKKRKNLHKPPGTTPITTTTSTSTTTAKPHATAPRVTDDKATAPAGALSNEKIEDDIIFRFVQQQQEQPQQLTLEKRKPQTPSPSANPPPTAALTMAKHSSKHQVSKHEHHQKPNAAFAHKSSRLPTHYESFQTNPDSDILTFEDNNDWVASLQKQEFPNAMATSSQGSQDSPSPSGEDDSNAFVFYESLFDASDGTEEYQRKQLNEDMKRIMSNSNTHSNHKKAEPEVQAAPSGASSSETAQYNEDYNDDDELLSPVLHSELEVHLDTYASTTPQTHTDWSLLKKFDLSAEHQSQVQGVRKNFGACFAGADSYFHYNDADTMSQIISYNIDLNLRIKTHSENGVILWTGRQGTTDEHDDYLSLGIEKGYLHFRYDLGSGEVDILFNGTKVSDGLWHRVRAIRNSQEGYLEVDGRKTSTQRAPGKLRQLNTDTGLYVGGMPDVAYFSHRVYYSGIVGCISEIVLAGEMKLNFDPSTLGTEHNVETGLL, encoded by the exons ATGTCCACTTCAAAGCGTCAACATCATCATTATCGAACGGGGTTCGTgtggctcctcctcctctcaACGGCCAGCGCCACTGTCAGTGCCATTGTGGAGCCAGAGGAGGCGGCCTTTCAAG GTCACTGCGGCCACACCAGTCCCTGCGATCAGCTCTGCTATGAGATCCACGACGGGATGTACGAGTGCGACTGCATCGAGGGCTACGAGCTGAACAAGAACGGTTACAGCTGTCAAG TTATTAATTCGACAGGAAATGGATCCGATGGTCACGGCAAGTCCGACGAGGATGTCCTCTATCAGAAGGGAGCCTCGTTCAGTGCAAAGCTGTCCAACGATGACAGCAAACTGATGTCCCAGGGGGCGTATGCCGGTGCAGCTGGCCCCGGTGCCACAGGGACCAGGGGCAATGGGAACGGAGAAGATGAGTCCGACTCCGATGGCGATAGCTACGACTACAGCGAGGGCGATGACTCCAGGTCGAGGttgcaggagcaggagcaggagcagcagcagcaacaaaaagtcAATTCAAACGATTATTACATATCAGCGGAGAGCATCAATTTCAATTCGGAGGGCGATGGCCCGGAGCCGGATGTGGCCGATTTTAGAGCGGCCAGCACGGCAAGCACATCCACAATCAGTACCACCGCAGCGCCTAAAACCACCACCGCAAGCACCACCACAACAGGAGCCCCAGTCCCCCCCATGACAGCGAGGGGCAGCAGCCAGAATCAACTGGATGTGGATTATGGGGAGAGCAATGGTGCGAATGGTGGGGATGACTACTATAACTACAAGTCCGACATGATGTCAATCTACGACGATGTCAACAATAATCAATTAAACTTAAGacgcaacagcaacaccaataGCAACAGCAAATCGCAAACATATCAGCCGACAAGCAATACGAACAAGAACTATAACAAGaacaataataacaataacTCGAACAAGAACCGCAggaccaacagcaacagcaaggTTCAAATGCATATCACAAGGGTATACATCAATCGGAACAACATATCAGGAACGGATGTAGAAATGGGAGGAGTTACAGGAGCAGATCCAGCGCCAGCGATtgccaccagcaccagcag TTCCAGCTGCAATCTAGATTGTGGATCCGATGGCATCTGTGCATTGGAGGCAACCGCAGCCAGCTCCCGCTGCCTGTGTCCCTTTGGCAAGACGGGCATTGGCTGCCAGGAAG ATATACGGGCACATGTGCCGCGCTTTGCCAAGCGCTCCTGGCTGGCATTTGCCGCACTTCACGGGGCTTACAAGCACGTCCAGCTGCGCCTGGAGTTCCGTCCAGAGTCCTTTGACGGCATCATATTGCTGAGCGGAGAACGCGATGATCTTACTGGGGATTTCATGGCCCTGCTGCTTAATAAGGGATTCGTGGAGTTCTGGTTCGACTGCGGCTCTGGCGTGGGCAGCGTCCGATCCCGGGAGACCATCATGTTGAACGAATGGAACTCGGTGATCATCTATCGCCATCGCTGGGATGCCTGGCTGGTGCTCAATCATGGTACCAAGGTCCAGGGCAGATCCAAT GGCCTATTCTCGCGCATCACCTTCCGTGAGCCTGTCTTCCTGGGTGGCATTGGGAATATCACGGGCCTGGCCAAGCGCCTGCCACTGGCCGACGGATTCTCCGGCTGCATTCGACGCTTTGTGGCCAACGAGCATGACTACAAGTTCACCGAGAATCCGCTGGGCGACGTCACCAATGGCTTCGATATAC AGGACTGCTCGACGGACAAGTGTGTGCGCTATCCCTGCCAGCATGGTGGCAAGTGCCTGCCCTCGGATCAGGGAGCCGTCTGTCTGTGTCCCATTGGATACGTCGGAGACCTTTGCGAGATTCGCATGGATCTGCAG GTTCCCGCCTTCAATGGGTCGTCATTCCTTCGCTATGCGCCGCTGGGTGACAGCGCGCTGATCTGGCTGGAGCTGAAGGTGATCCTGAAGCCCGAACAGGCGGATAGCCTCATCCTGTATTCGGGTCCAAAGCAGCGAGGCGACTTCATTGCCCTGTATCTGAACGATGGCTTTGTGGAGTTTGCCTTCGACCTAGGAAGTGGACCTGCCGTAGTCCG GAGTGAGTACTCTCTCAGCATGGGCCAGTGGCATACGATCAAGATCTCTCGAACTGCTCGTTTGGTTGTGCTCAAG TTCGATCAGCACCAGGAGGTCATGACCATCTCCTCCAATGGATTCTGGCACTTGTCCCTGGAGCAGAATCTCTTTGTGGGCGGTGTTAACCACGTCGACCGGCTGCCGCTGGACCTCAAGTACAAGCCTTTCTTTGTGGGATGCATTCAGAGG ATTGATATCAATGGCCACTCGCTGGGCATTGTGTCCGAGGCACTGGGGGGCAGCAACATTGGCAACTGCCCCCACGCCTGTGTGGCCCGACCGTGCGGACCCCTGGCGGAGTGCGTGCCGCAGATGGAGAGCTACGAGTGCCGCTGCAGCATCTACAACGAGCGCTGTAATAAGGCCGCCGAAGTGCCGCCAGAACTGCTACCGGCTCTCCACAAGTCCAAGGTCCTCGAGACCAAGCACAATAAGGGTGGAGACGTAGACGGAGACACAGAGGAGGCCGTGGCCAAGAAGGTCTCATTCCTGGCGCACAAGAAGCACTCGAAGAAGCGCAAGAATTTGCATAAGCCACCTGGCACCACCCCTATCACTACCaccacaagcacaagcacaaccaCAGCCAAGCCCCACGCCACAGCCCCACGGGTGACGGATGATAAAGCCACAGCCCCAGCAGGGGCCCTAAGCAATGAGAAAATCGAAGATGATATCATATTCCGCtttgtgcagcagcagcaggagcagccacagcagctgACGCTAGAGAAGAGAAAGCCGCAAACTCCTTCTCCTTCCGCAAATCCTCCCCCAACTGCAGCTCTAACCATGGCCAAGCACTCGAGCAAGCATCAAGTGAGCAAGCACGAGCACCACCAGAAGCCAAACGCAGCCTTTGCTCACAAATCGAGCCGCCTGCCCACCCACTATGAAAGTTTCCAGACGAACCCGGACAGCGACATCCTCACATTCGAAGACAACAATGACTGGGTGGCCAGTCTGCAAAAGCAGGAGTTCCCCAATGCCATGGCAACCAGCAGCCAGGGCAGCCAGGATAGTCCGAGCCCGTCGGGCGAGGACGACAGCAATGCCTTTGTCTTTTATGAGTCCCTGTTCGACGCCTCGGACGGGACCGAAGAATATCAGCGGAAGCAGCTGAACGAGGACATGAAGCGCATCATGTCCAACTCGAACACGCACAGCAACCACAAAAAGGCGGAGCCCGAAGTACAGGCTGCACCCAGCGGGGCTTCCTCCAGCGAGACAGCGCAGTACAATGAGGATTACAACGATGACGATGAACTGCTATCGCCTGTGCTACATTCAGAGCTGGAAGTTCATCTGGATACCTATGCTTCCACCACACCACAGACCCACACGGACTGGAGCCTTCTGAAGAAGTTCGACCTGTCAGCGGAGCACCAGTCGCAGGTGCAAGGAGTGCGCAAGAACTTTGGGGCCTGCTTCGCCGGCGCCGACAGCTATTTCCACTACAACGATGCGGACACTATGAGCCAGATTATCAGCTACAACATTGATCTTAATCTGCGCATCAAGACGCATTCAGAGAACGGCGTCATACTCTGGACGGGACGCCAGGGAACGACGGATGAGCACGACGACTATTTGTCGCTGGGCATTGAAAAGGG ATACTTGcacttccgctatgatttggGCTCTGGTGAGGTGGACATTCTCTTCAATGGCACCAAGGTCAGCGATGGCCTGTGGCATCGTGTGCGAGCCATAAG GAACTCACAGGAGGGCTATCTTGAGGTCGATGGCCGCAAAACGTCCACGCAGCGAGCACCTGGGAAACTGCGTCAACTAAACACGGATACGGGTCTATATGTTG GTGGAATGCCGGATGTGGCATACTTCTCGCATCGGGTCTACTACAGCGGCATCGTGGGCTGCATATCGGAGATCGTGTTGGCTGGCGAGATGAAGCTGAACTTTGACCCGAGCACCCTGGGAACGGAGCACAACGTGGAGACAGGCCTACTATGA